Proteins encoded within one genomic window of Trichoderma asperellum chromosome 2, complete sequence:
- a CDS encoding uncharacterized protein (BUSCO:EOG092D3GX9) — translation MSSYLEKQSSVFRGSLASAASKLSNPSSIKAATAASLAPPSPSPSAASDSNTPTSKRKRDVAPDVPFSQPQLTGYGAEVKTQMTFAVDYLKKKGDAKTITDIIDHLSLRNYTEEHKKELMEGLRGHPRVEWKPDPSLSEQTWKTGTYKHRPIIPGVRDATSLLAHLQRKTDASGVSVKDLKDGWPDCEDTLAKLEKEHKVLVVRTKKDNFPRYVWADDASLHNPVEPEFQAMWRRVQLPSLDEMHRKLVSVGQKPTSDDPRKAAVTTKPKQQKKRAGKRIGKATNTHMTHLLNDYSGMRR, via the coding sequence ATGTCGTCGTATCTAGAGAAGCAGTCCTCCGTCTTCAGAGGCAGTCTCGCCTCGGCCGCGTCCAAGCTTTCGAACCCGTCCAGCATCAAGGCCGCGACGGCCGCATCTCTCGctccgccatcgccatcgccctcGGCCGCCTCAGATAGCAATACGCCGACGTCGAAAAGGAAGCGGGATGTAGCGCCGGACGTGCCGTTCTCGCAGCCGCAGCTGACGGGCTACGGCGCTGAGGTCAAGACGCAGATGACGTTTGCGGTGGACtacctgaagaagaagggcgatgCCAAGACCATCACGGACATCATCGACCACCTGAGTCTGAGGAACTACACGGAGGAGCACAAGAAGGAGCTGATGGAGGGGCTGAGGGGGCATCCGAGGGTGGAGTGGAAGCCGGATCCCAGTCTGAGCGAGCAGACGTGGAAGACGGGCACGTACAAGCACCGGCCCATCATCCCGGGGGTCAGGGACGCCACGTCGCTGCTGGCGCATCTGCAGCGCAAGACGGACGCCTCGGGCGTGTCGGTCAAGGACCTCAAGGACGGCTGGCCCGACTGCGAGGACACGCTGgcgaagctggagaaggagcaCAAGGTGCTGGTGGTGCGCACCAAGAAGGACAATTTCCCGCGCTACGTCTGGGCCGACGACGCGTCCCTGCACAACCCGGTCGAGCCGGAGTTCCAGGCCATGTGGCGCCGCGTGCAGCTGCCCAGCCTGGACGAGATGCATCGCAAGCTGGTGAGCGTGGGACAGAAGCCGACGAGCGACGACCCGCGCAAGGCGGCGGTGACGACGAagcccaagcagcagaagaagagggctggCAAGCGCATCGGAAAGGCGACGAATACGCACATGACGCATTTGCTCAACGATTACAGCGGAATGAGGCGGTGA
- a CDS encoding uncharacterized protein (EggNog:ENOG41~TransMembrane:1 (o106-126i)), with amino-acid sequence MSKEYTYQDVAEHNTKKDIFVVIHDKVYNCSKFIDEHPGGEEVLLDVAGQDATEAFEDVGHSDEARETLAQLHVGDLKRQPGDPVPKAHTNTYSANNGSTTTGGGFGIYSVVAIGGLLAYLAFQYFQAEAEAKAQSA; translated from the exons ATGTCTAAGGAGTACACCTACCAGGATGTTGCTGAGCACAACACCAAGAAGGACATCTTCGTCGTGATCCACGACAAGGTCTACAACTGCAGCAAGTTCATCGACGAGCACCC TGGTGGTGAGGAGGTTCTGCTCGATGTCGCCGGTCAGGATGCCACCGAGGCTTTCGAGGATGTCGGCCACAGCGACGAGGCTCGCGAGACTCTCGCGCAGCTGCACGTTGGCGATCTGAAGCGCCAG CCTGGCGACCCTGTCCCCAAAGCCCACACCAACACCTACTCCGCCAACAACGGCTCCACCACcactggcggcggcttcggcATCTACAGCGTTGTCGCCATTGGTGGTCTCCTCGCCTACCTCGCCTTCCAGTACTTCCAggctgaggccgaggccaaggctcAGTCCGCCTAA
- a CDS encoding uncharacterized protein (EggNog:ENOG41): protein MSAAASPLPSLPPPQQQRPQTHHLHITDDARHHHHHHNHHHHHRHERQPLPSASRKPTAAALRREKMAAGLATSRGAGGLIRLDIYMDLLCPWCFIEKHSLEALMQRYRDEHPEVRFEAMFRPYYIAPTMAKHGVEKRGIYDRLESLNPNFLSRIQVAGAKHDIAFSIRGVTGNTRTAHRLIAVALRELGPAGQSGVVEQLYQGHFEDGRDLGDDAWLVTVGVAAGIPEAVVRSGLEDEEAGRRLDAVAQAARDVMGVEAVPCVMVQDRYKVGGYQEAHVFESLFEKIRLAGEGL, encoded by the exons ATGAGTGCTGCGGCGTCGCCTCTTCCCAGCCTCCCTCctccgcagcagcaacgaccGCAAACCCACCACCTGCACATCACCGACGACGCTcggcaccatcaccaccaccacaaccatcaccatcaccaccgccacGAGCGACAGCCGCTGCCGTCGGCCAGCAGGAAACCAACCGCGGCGGCGCTGCGACgcgagaagatggcggcggGCCTGGCCACGAGCCGCGGCGCCGGAGGGCTGATCCGGCTGGATATTTACATGGATCTGCTGTGTCCGTGGTGTTTCATCGAGAAGCACAGCCTGGAGGCGCTGATGCAGCGCTACCGAGACGAGCATCCCGAGGTGCGCTTTGAGGCCATGTTCAGGCCGTATTACATTGcgccgacgatggcgaagC ACGGCGTCGAAAAGCGCGGCATCTACGACCGCCTCGAGTCCCTCAACCCAAACTTCCTCTCCCGCATCCAAGTCGCCGGCGCCAAGCACGACATCGCCTTCTCCATCCGCGGCGTCACCGGCAACACCCGCACCGCCCACCGCCTCATCGCCGTCGCCCTACGCGAGCTCGGCCCAGCGGGCCAGTCCGGCGTCGTCGAGCAGCTGTACCAGGGCCACTTTGAGGACGGGCGCGACCTCGGCGACGATGCCTGGCTGGTCACCGTGGGCGTGGCCGCGGGCATTCCCGAGGCGGTTGTGCGGTCCGGcctggaggatgaggaggcgGGCAGGAGGCTCGATGCCGTGGCCCAGGCGGCGAGGGATGTCATGGGCGTCGAGGCCGTGCCGTGCGTGATGGTGCAGGACCGGTACAAGGTCGGAGGCTATCAGGAGGCCCATGTCTTTGAGAGCTTGTTTGAGAAGATACGGCTGGCGGGCGAGGGTCTGTGA
- a CDS encoding uncharacterized protein (TransMembrane:1 (i232-253o)~CAZy:GH5) yields the protein MSDTEIPRAHRSRNRSARGESSRRDRPRKKESRTRRGASSADEGRADRRSRSQSLSAGALAQLNQDNVRQQRQAERERRKRDRERGEGHDERARERLERQQRRERERRREREAERDRDREREMEWERERQREREREQRRTRARDRSPSPDPETEPVIIPKKYHKPGRQKKKSRVVSGAVMEEGRSKGWTFGFGGWGNGNHSRDGSYDSLRKEDLYSQPEKKKKKTWSKRKKWIIGGICAVILLIIIIVAAVVGSKHNSGSNSNSSGPSASNSDVPAKWINTYLDPTTWASTEDFNTTFTDVMVGGLPIMGLDSSWDDSAQANDNVPALNKPWGSYSKTPARGVNLGGWLSIEPFITPSLFNYPLSAGVVDEWTLCAHLGSQAASTIENHYNTFVTESTFQDIANAGLDHVRIPFSYWAVKVYDGDQYIYRTSWRYLLRGIEWARKYGLRVNLDLHGLPGSQNGWNHSGRQGSIGWLNGTNGNLNAERSLDIHNSLSQFFAQDRYKNIITHYGLANEPRMTFLKASTVVNWTETAFKMVRKNGYNGLVIFGDGFMGLNNWQGLMQGYDGLVLDVHQYVIFNQNQIDFTHQKKVQYACQGWTQQAEQSQDTRTGYGPTQFAEWSQADTDCAQYVTNVGQGNRWEGTLNTGNASTAILTPDCPTKNSQCSCDQANADASKWSSEYKQFLTMFAEAQMYSFEKGLGWWYWTWQTESSPQWSYKAGMQAGVLPQKAWERNFNCDTDVPDFSKSGLPEYY from the exons ATGAGCGACACCGAAATACCACGTGCGCACCGCAGCCGCAACCGCAGCGCACGCGGCGAATCGTCCAGAAGAGACCGACCGCGGAAAAAAGAGTCGCGGACGCGGAGAGGGGCGAGCAGCGCCGATGAGGGAAGAGCCGACAGACGCAGCAGATCACAGTCGCTCTCGGCGGGGGCGCTGGCGCAACTAAACCAAGATAATGTGAGACAACAAAGACAAGCCGAACGAGAGCGGAGAAAACGGGATCGAGAGCGTGGAGAAGGGCACGACGAGAGAGCCCGAGAGCGCCTGGAGAGACAGCAGCGGCGGGAACGAGAACGACgacgagaaagagaggcAGAAAGAGATCGGGACAGGGAACGGGAAATGGAGTGGGAGCGAGAAAGACAACGAGAAAGAGAACGAGAGCAGCGGCggacaagagcaagagacAGGTCGCCGAGCCCAGACCCAGAGACGGAACCTGTGATAATACCAAAGAAATACCATAAACCCGGCcgacagaagaaaaagtccaGAGTTGTTAGCGGAGCGGTAATGGAGGAGGGGAGATCTAAAGGATGGACATTTGGATTTGGAGGCTGGGGGAACGGGAACCATTCCCGAGACGGCAGTTATGATAGCCTAAGAAAGGAAGACTTGTATAGTCagccggagaagaagaaaaagaaaacatggtctaagagaaaaaaat GGATCATAGGGGGCATCTGTGCCGTTATTCTTctgatcatcatcatcgtggCAGCAGTTGTCGGCTCCAAACACAACTCTGGAAGCAACAGCAACTCGTCTGGGCCCAGTGCGAGCAATAGCGACGTGCCGGCCAAGTGGATAAACACATATCTAGACCCTACCACTTGGGCAAGCACAGAGGATTTCAACACTACGTTCACGGATGTGATGGTTGGAGGCCTTCCCATCATGGGTCTTGACTCAAGCTGGGATGATTCCGCACAGGCAAACGATAATGTACCTGCTCTGAACAAGCCGTGGGGAAGCTACTCAAAGACCCCCGCCAGAGGTGTGAATTTGGGAGGATGGCTATCCATTGAGCCTTTTATCACACCGTCCCTCTTCAACTATCCTCTTAGCGCTGGGGTGGTAGACGAGTGGACGCTATGCGCGCATCTTGGATCCCAGGCTGCGAGCACAATAGAAAACCACTATAACACATTTGTTACCGAGAGCACGTTCCAAGACATTGCCAATGCTGGCTTGGATCACGTCCGGATCCCGTTCTCATATTGGGCCGTTAAGGTCTATGACGGCGACCAGTATATCTACCGAACCTCATGGCGATATCTTCTACGCGGTATCGAATGGGCCAGAAAGTATGGCCTTCGGGTCAACCTTGACCTACATGGCTTGCCAGGGAGCCAAAACGGATGGAATCATAGCGGCAGACAGGGCTCGATCGGCTGGCTCAATGGTACGAACGGGAACCTAAACGCAGAGCGGTCGCTTGATATCCACAACAGCCTCTCCCAGTTCTTCGCGCAAGACAGATATAAGAACATCATCACACACTATGGCCTGGCCAACGAGCCGCGCATGACTTTCCTCAAGGCCAGTACCGTTGTCAACTGGACGGAAACAGCCTTCAAAATGGTCCGCAAAAACGGTTACAACGGCTTGGTCATCTTTGGCGACGGCTTTATGGGTCTGAACAACTGGCAAGGCCTGATGCAGGGCTACGATGGCCTGGTGCTGGATGTCCACCAATACGTAATTTTCAACCAGAACCAGATCGACTTTACGCACCAGAAGAAGGTCCAGTACGCATGCCAGGGGTGGACGCAGCAAGCCGAGCAGAGCCAGGACACGCGCACAGGCTACGGGCCAACGCAGTTTGCCGAATGGTCTCAGGCAGACACCGACTGCGCGCAGTATGTCACAAACGTCGGCCAGGGCAACCGCTGGGAGGGCACGCTCAACACGGGCAATGCAAGCACGGCGATCCTGACGCCAGACTGCCCGACCAAGAACAGTCAGTGCTCGTGCGACCAGGCCAATGCGGACGCGAGTAAGTGGAGCTCCGAGTACAAGCAGTTCCTGACGATGTTTGCAGAGGCGCAGATGTACAGCTTCGAGAAGGGGCTGGGCTGGTGGTACTGGACGTGGCAGACGGAGAGCTCGCCGCAGTGGAGCTACAAGGCTGGTATGCAGGCGGGCGTGCTGCCGCAGAAGGCGTGGGAGAGGAATTTTAATTGTGATACGGACGTTCCTGATTTTTCGAAGAGCGGGTTACCAGAGTATTATTGA
- a CDS encoding uncharacterized protein (EggNog:ENOG41~TransMembrane:12 (i106-131o143-162i174-191o203-224i231-250o262-290i338-364o376-396i426-445o451-475i482-504o516-536i)) — MAELDVDTASASTLGSNTADREKPDDSPSPEGDDAGLDLQTTRSNRSSMRQVGRVVSQNGYGVSHEQDNEKALGAGQPEKDPYEVGWDGGDDDPLNPRSFHKARKWLIVFIVAAGSLTVTCASSIYTMTYVQMEAEFHNSREVSILGLSFFILGIAFGPMFLGPLSEFFGRRPIYLVSWTMYVIWLIPQTVAKNVATMIVTRFLDGLAGSAFLTVSGGTVGDMFAKDELQLPMAAFTIAPFIGPSVGPILGGFINQFTSWRWTYYVLIIWAGVMWVAIVLLVPETFHAILLRNKARQIRKETGDDRWLAPTEKVQKSVVKAVLISLQRPFQLLMFEPICLFLDIFCAILLGILYVFFGAFSIVFGTHHGLEQWQVGLTFVGLGLGMIIGMLTDPVWHRIRNRLIEKLSQETGVPGSSEPEFRLPPAILGSFLVSIGIFMFAWTSYPSVHWIVPIIGSAIFGVGNMLVFSGIFTFLVDAYPAYAASALAANTFVRCSFAGVFPLFGAQMYHRLGDQWASSLLAFLTVVMIPFPYIFFKYGKKIRSKSRYARS; from the exons ATGGCGGAATTAGACGTAGacacagcatcagcatcgacCCTCGGGTCCAATACGGCGGACCGCGAAAAACCTGACGACAGTCCTAGCCCAGAAGGAGACGACGCTGGTTTGGACCTGCAAACCACCCGTTCAAACCGGAGTTCTATGAGGCAGGTGGGCCGAGTGGTGTCGCAGAACGGCTATGGCGTGTCGCATGAGCAGGACAACGAGAAGGCCTTGGGAGCAGGGCAGCCGGAAAAGGACCCGTACGAAGTTGGCTGGGATGGTGGCGACGACGACCCGTTGAATCCAAGAAGCTTCCACAAAGCGCGCAAGTGGTTGATTGTGTTTATCGTTGCGGCTGGAAGTCTTACCGT AACATGCGCCAGCTCAATATACACGATGACTTACGTGCAGATGGAGGCTGAATTCCACAATTCCCGCGAGGTTTCCATCCTGggcctctccttcttcatccttggCATCGCCTTCGGCCCCATGTTTCTCGGCCCCCTCAGCGAGTTCTTCGGCCGCCGCCCCATCTACCTGGTCTCCTGGACCATGTACGTGATCTGGCTGATACCCCAGACGGTCGCCAAGAACGTGGCGACGATGATTGTCACCCGTTTCCTCGACGGCCTGGCGGGGAGCGCCTTTCTGACCGTCTCGGGCGGCACCGTGGGCGACATGTTTGCCAAAgacgagctgcagctgcccaTGGCCGCCTTTACCATTGCGCCGTTTATTGGGCCCAGCGTCGGGCCTATTTTGGGCGGCTTCATCAACCAGTTCACTTCCTGGCGGTGGACGTACTATGTGCTCATCATCTGGGCCGGCGTCATGTGGGTTGCTATAGTCTTGCTCGTGCCTGAGACATTCC ATGCGATATTGCTCAGAAACAAGGCCCGCCAAATCCGAAAGGAGACGGGCGACGACCGATGGCTTGCTCCTACAGAAAAAGTGCAAAAGTCGGTCGTCAAAGCCGTGCTCATCTCCCTGCAGCGCCCCTTTCAGCTGCTCATGTTCGAGCCCATatgcctcttcctcgacaTCTTCTGCGCCATCCTGCTTGGCATCCTGTATGTCTTCTTCGGggccttctccatcgtctTTGGCACTCACCATGGCCTGGAGCAATGGCAAGTCGGCCTGACCTTTGTGGGCCTCGGGCTGGGCATGATCATCGGCATGCTGACGGACCCGGTGTGGCACCGAATCCGCAACAGGCTGATTGAGAAGCTGTCGCAGGAGACTGGCGTGCCGGGCAGCAGCGAGCCCGAGTTTCGGCTGCCGCCAGCCATCTTGGGGTCCTTCCTGGTGTCTATTGGCATCTTCATGTTCGCGTGGACGTCGTACCCGTCTGTGCACTGGATCGTGCCCATCATTGGATCGGCCATATTTGGAGTAGG AAACATGCTCGTTTTCTCCGgcatttttactttcttg GTCGACGCATATCCTGCGTATGCCGCCAGTGCCCTGGCTGCCAACACATTTGTGCGCTGTTCATTTGCAG GTGTGTTTCCTCTTTTCGGAGCACAAATGTACCATAGGCTCGGAGACCAGTGGGCTTCATCGTTGCTGGCGTTTCTGACCGTGGTCATGATACCGTTCCCGTATATCTTTTTCAAATATGGCAAGAAGATTAGGAGCAAGAGCCGGTATGCTAGGTCATAG
- the CAP1 gene encoding F-actin-capping protein subunit alpha gives MRCASTLPKSAVCFPRLLPRSPCARYQSQRYRMSHIETVSAFVEGAPPGELADVVADIKALTSEPNIVAELTPAFEKYNEEQFITLKLPGSSQPVLISSHNSLGGGRYYDVESSSSFEVDHASQKASAVQSHVLEGPQADLVKSTLKSLGAYVKEHFPNASLGVYPIESDSKLAIIVVANKYSPNNFWNGRWRSLYIFDPSSGSLEGSIKVDVHYYEDGNVRLLTNKPTHASIPSGTGAGIAKEIASTEKKYQEDLNKSFVSLSEGAFKGLRRQLPVTRQKIEWDRVTGYRLGQDIGGGSSKR, from the exons ATGCGGTGTGCGTCAACGCTCCCTAAAAGTGCTGTTTGTTTCCCGAGATTGCTTCCCAGATCCCCGTGTGCCAGATACCAGAGCCAAAGATACAGAATGTCACACATCGAGACTGTTTCTGCCTTTGTGGAGGGAGCCCCTCCTGGAGAG CTCGCAGATGTCGTTGCCG ACATCAAGGCCCTGACCTCCGAGCCCAACATTGTTGCGGAGCTGACGCCGGCGTTTGAGAAGTACAACGAAGAGCAGTTTATCACACTGAAGCTGCCGGGAAGCAGCCAGCCG GTCTTGATCAGCTCACACAATTCTCTGGGCGGCGGCCGATACTACGATGTTGAGAGCTCCTCTAGCTTCGAAGTTGACCATGCGTCTCAG AAAGCCAGTGCGGTGCAGAGCCATGTCCTGGAAGGACCACAAGCAGACCTGGT CAAGTCGACACTGAAAAGCTTAGGAGCCTACGTGAAAGAGCACTTCCCCAACGCTTCTCTTGGCGTATACCCCATTGAATCCGACTCCAAGCTTGCCATTATCGTCGTTGCAAACAAGTACAGCCCTAACAACTTCTG GAATGGCCGATGGAGATCACTATACATTTTCGACCCAAGCTCCGGAAGTCTCGAGGGCTCGATCAAGGTCGACGTGCACTACTACGAAGACGGCAACGTGCGACTGCTCACCAACAAGCCCACACACGCATCCATCCCCTCTGGCACAGGCGCAGGCATTGCCAAGGAGATTGCGTCGACGGAGAAGAAGTACCAAGAGGATCTCAACAAGAGCTTTGTGAGCCTGAGCGAGGGCGCATTCAAGGGTCTGCGACGACAACTGCCGGTGACGAGACAAAAGATTGAGTGGGACCGCGTGACTGGTTACCGCTTGGGACAGGACATTGGAGGTGGCAGCTCAAAGCGATGA
- a CDS encoding uncharacterized protein (EggNog:ENOG41), producing MLQGAPPMDFNALFDPSNPALYNFDLEGLNFGSQYAGWEFGILNKMTLGAETPPRENSISHTPKTEANYAAMFANGNSSYDAAMIGGGDYAGLDLGSNMYTQGNLQHGLPHAFAIAAGPNSLASPSTDTTASPQAIMDGSPNPTAFPGLPTMPGPQRHKQKQDKMLQSILGKRQRDSASIYASVKEPYPYVAGFHNMISVIRNRLPLGKLLKIAQSLGEIRPSFISCTKDLTREDLIFMEKCFQRTLVEFDDFLQHCCAPTIVCRRSGEVAAVNKEFAALTGWPKDVLLGKAPNRNIYTRSTEDGTDDGESLASSGQVTPAAKNQPMQQNNNSRPQPVFLGELLDDDSLVEFYRDFAQLAFEDSRGKVQRSGRLIQYRTQEMLEAKEMLGPQKHPRTGILSSRVTMIDSEHGISRIEKDGKIDCTYCWTIKRDVFDIPMMIIINFLPRYHPNQEPHQLAV from the exons ATGCTCCAAGGAGCTCCGCCCATGGATTTCAATGCGCTGTTCGATCCCAGTAACCCCGCCCTATATAATTTTGATCTTGAGGGTCTCAATTTTGGCAGTCAATATGCTGGCTGGGAATTTGGAATCCTCAACAAGATGACCCTCGGCGCAGAAACGCCACCGCGGGAGAATTCCATTTCACATACACCAAAGACGGAAGCAAACTACGCAGCAATGTTTGCAAATGGTAATTCGTCATATGATGCTGCCATGATTGGTGGCGGCGACTATGCCGGCCTCGATCTTGGCTCGAACATGTACACCCAGGGTAATCTCCAGCATGGCCTGCCTCACGCAtttgccatcgccgccgggCCAAATAGCCTGGCCAGCCCGAGTACCGACACGACTGCGAGCCCACAGGCCATCATGGATGGCTCTCCCAATCCAACAGCATTCCCAGGTTTGCCTACTATGCCTGGGCCTCAACGCCACAAACAGAAGCAAGACAAGATGCTCCAGTCTATTCTCGGAAAGAGACAACGGGACTCTGCGTCTATATATGCAAGCGTCAAGGAACCTTACCCATATGTTGCTGGATTCCACAACATGATATCAGTCATACGCAACCGGCTGCCCTTGGGTAAGCTGTTGAAGATTGCTCAGTCGTTGGGAGAGATTCGGCCCTCGTTCATCTCGTGTACCAAAGACTTGACCCGCGaagatttaatttttatGGAAAAATGCTTCCAACGGACGCTTGTCGAATTTGACGACTTTTTGCAGCACTGTTGCGCGCCGACCATTGTATGTCGACGCTCTGGCGAAGTTGCGGCTGTGAACAAAGAGTTTGCCGCCTTGACGGGATGGCCCAAAGATGTCCTCCTTGGCAAGGCGCCTAACCGTAACATCTATACGCGATCAACGGAAGATGGCACtgacgatggcgagagcCTAGCCTCGTCCGGCCAAGTGACGCCTGCTGCGAAGAACCAGCCGATGCAGCAGAATAACAACTCGCGCCCTCAGCCTGTGTTTTTGGGTGAGCTACTAGATGATGATAGTCTAGTCGAGTTCTACCGCGACTTTGCTCAACTCGCATTCGAAGATAGCCGAGGCAAAGTCCAGCGTAGCGGTCGGTTGATTCAGTACCGAACACAAGAGATGCTGGAAGCAAAGGAGATGCTCGGACCGCAGAAACACCCTAGAACGGGTATTCTGAGCAGCCGAGTCACTATGATTGATAGCGAGCACGGTATTTCAAGGATTGAGAAGGATGGGAAGATCGACTGCACGTATTGCTGGACGATTAAGCGAGATGTATTTGACATTCCCATGATGATTATCATCAAC TTTTTACCCCGTTATCACCCTAACCAGGAACCTCATCAGCTCGCTGTGTGA
- a CDS encoding uncharacterized protein (EggNog:ENOG41), whose product MPEDMEDNGADVSDPVSENEEDSETFLKDDDESMADPAGANGSSHDKKKYDPKDPSRPRRKKARRACFACQRAHLTCGDERPCKRCIKRGLADACQDGVRKKAKYLHDAPPEALRPVLGPNFSPPLSTKTNGHSETLIAPAPGDGFLPQRNPSFSVYPNVSQPQVAIPENIHLNPQASPISPSFHGASAAAQAHISGMLQGAPPMDFNALFDPSNPALYNFDLEGLNFGSQYAGWEFGILNKMTLGAETPPRENSISHTPKTEANYAAMFANGNSSYDAAMIGGGDYAGLDLGSNMYTQGNLQHGLPHAFAIAAGPNSLASPSTDTTASPQAIMDGSPNPTAFPGLPTMPGPQRHKQKQDKMLQSILGKRQRDSASIYASVKEPYPYVAGFHNMISVIRNRLPLGKLLKIAQSLGEIRPSFISCTKDLTREDLIFMEKCFQRTLVEFDDFLQHCCAPTIVCRRSGEVAAVNKEFAALTGWPKDVLLGKAPNRNIYTRSTEDGTDDGESLASSGQVTPAAKNQPMQQNNNSRPQPVFLGELLDDDSLVEFYRDFAQLAFEDSRGKVQRSGRLIQYRTQEMLEAKEMLGPQKHPRTGILSSRVTMIDSEHGISRIEKDGKIDCTYCWTIKRDVFDIPMMIIINFLPRYHPNQEPHQLAV is encoded by the exons ATGCCCGAAGACATGGAGGACAACGGAGCAGACGTCTCAGACCCTGTGTCCGAAAACGAAGAAGATTCGGAGACTTTTCTcaaggacgacgacgagagcATGGCCGATCCCGCGGGAGCCAATGGCTCCTCCcatgacaagaagaagtacGACCCTAAAGACCCTTCGAGGCCGAGGCGGAAGAAGGCAAGGAGAGCCTGTTTTGCTTGCCAGAGGGCGCATTTAACCTGCG GAGACGAACGGCCGTGTAAGAGATGCATCAAGCGTGGTCTTGCCGATGCATGCCAGGATGGCGTGCggaaaaaggcaaagtaTCTTCACGATGCTCCTCCAGAGGCTCTTCGACCTGTCTTGGGTCCAAATTTTAGCCCTCCTCTGTCTACAAAGACCAACGGCCACTCTGAGACTCTTATTGCGCCAGCCCCAGGCGATGGCTTCCTACCACAAAGAAACCCATCGTTTTCTGTCTATCCAAATGTTAGCCAGCCGCAAGTGGCCATTCCCGAAAACATTCATCTCAACCCTCAGGCTTCTCCCATCTCACCCTCCTTTCACGGCGCTTCCGCGGCGGCGCAGGCACATATAAGCGGTATGCTCCAAGGAGCTCCGCCCATGGATTTCAATGCGCTGTTCGATCCCAGTAACCCCGCCCTATATAATTTTGATCTTGAGGGTCTCAATTTTGGCAGTCAATATGCTGGCTGGGAATTTGGAATCCTCAACAAGATGACCCTCGGCGCAGAAACGCCACCGCGGGAGAATTCCATTTCACATACACCAAAGACGGAAGCAAACTACGCAGCAATGTTTGCAAATGGTAATTCGTCATATGATGCTGCCATGATTGGTGGCGGCGACTATGCCGGCCTCGATCTTGGCTCGAACATGTACACCCAGGGTAATCTCCAGCATGGCCTGCCTCACGCAtttgccatcgccgccgggCCAAATAGCCTGGCCAGCCCGAGTACCGACACGACTGCGAGCCCACAGGCCATCATGGATGGCTCTCCCAATCCAACAGCATTCCCAGGTTTGCCTACTATGCCTGGGCCTCAACGCCACAAACAGAAGCAAGACAAGATGCTCCAGTCTATTCTCGGAAAGAGACAACGGGACTCTGCGTCTATATATGCAAGCGTCAAGGAACCTTACCCATATGTTGCTGGATTCCACAACATGATATCAGTCATACGCAACCGGCTGCCCTTGGGTAAGCTGTTGAAGATTGCTCAGTCGTTGGGAGAGATTCGGCCCTCGTTCATCTCGTGTACCAAAGACTTGACCCGCGaagatttaatttttatGGAAAAATGCTTCCAACGGACGCTTGTCGAATTTGACGACTTTTTGCAGCACTGTTGCGCGCCGACCATTGTATGTCGACGCTCTGGCGAAGTTGCGGCTGTGAACAAAGAGTTTGCCGCCTTGACGGGATGGCCCAAAGATGTCCTCCTTGGCAAGGCGCCTAACCGTAACATCTATACGCGATCAACGGAAGATGGCACtgacgatggcgagagcCTAGCCTCGTCCGGCCAAGTGACGCCTGCTGCGAAGAACCAGCCGATGCAGCAGAATAACAACTCGCGCCCTCAGCCTGTGTTTTTGGGTGAGCTACTAGATGATGATAGTCTAGTCGAGTTCTACCGCGACTTTGCTCAACTCGCATTCGAAGATAGCCGAGGCAAAGTCCAGCGTAGCGGTCGGTTGATTCAGTACCGAACACAAGAGATGCTGGAAGCAAAGGAGATGCTCGGACCGCAGAAACACCCTAGAACGGGTATTCTGAGCAGCCGAGTCACTATGATTGATAGCGAGCACGGTATTTCAAGGATTGAGAAGGATGGGAAGATCGACTGCACGTATTGCTGGACGATTAAGCGAGATGTATTTGACATTCCCATGATGATTATCATCAAC TTTTTACCCCGTTATCACCCTAACCAGGAACCTCATCAGCTCGCTGTGTGA